Below is a genomic region from Actinomycetota bacterium.
AGATCGGTCGGCTCCATCGACCTTCACGCTGCGGTCTCAGCGTGCTCTCATCTGGCCGAGCGCTTTGGGGGGCACGCGGCTGCGGTGGGGGTCACACTGGCGTCTGAGGCCGTTGACGGATTTCGCGAGTGCCTTCTCGGGCATCTCGCAGCCCTGCCCGAAGAGCAGTTTGTTATCGAGCGTACGTGCGACGCCGCCATAACCCTCGAGCAAGCCTCGGTCGATCTCGGCGAGGAGCTTTTGCTGCTCGAGCCATTCGGGCACGGCAACCCTGCGCCGCTCTTCTCGGCCAACGGAGTGTTCATGTCCTCGCGAAAGAGGGTTGGCAAGACCGCAAATCACCTCCGCTTCACCGCTTTTGATGGGGTGACGAGCATCGAGGCTATAGCGTTTCGCTGCCGAGACATCGAGAGGCTCTCAGAGACCGAAGTGCCCGTGAACCTTCTTTTCGAGCTAGGGGTTGACTCATGGCGGGGGCGTCACCGGACTCAGTTGCTCGTTCGCGAGCTCGAGCTTCGACCGGTCTCTGATTACGCACCAGCGAAAGAGCTCGTCGAGGAGTTGTTCTTGCGCGCGGACGATACGATCGTCCGGGAAGAGTACTGCGGCATAGCGGATGCTGACTCGTTTCACACGAAGCTTGCTGGGGTCACTTTCGAGGGCAGGCAAAGCGCGATCGAGCACGTGCGCCCGGGAATGTCTCTGGCGATGCGGCGACAGCCCGACAACCCGTACGACACCAACGCAATCGCCCTGTTCGACGCTCACGGCCACCAGGCAGGCTTTCTCAACCGCAGGCTGGCCGCTGTCCTCGCGCCCGCTATTGACGCTGGCGTCGAATACGATGTGGAGATCACAGACGTCACCGGCGGTGAGGACGGTCGGTTCTTTGGGGTAAATGTGCTCGTAACCCGCAGAGGCAACTCGTGCGACCAGGAGATAGCATCCAACGATATCGCCCAATTCGAGCAGCTTCGCCTGCTATCCGCCGAGGAGCTGCGGCGCACGCTGATAGCCGAGTTTATCGGCGATAGGGAGCTTCTCGAAGCGCAGCGCACGACGCTGGAAGCCTTAGAGCGCGGCGAGCGATGCCTTACCGTCATGGCGACCGGGCGTGGAAAGTCACTCATCTTTCACTTGCACGCCGCGATGCTCGCCCTGCGCGAGCAGTTGTCGTCGGTGTTTATCTTCCCGCTGAGGGCGCTAGTATCGGACCAGCACTATCACCTGTCCGAGGCGTTTGCGCGAATAGGGCTCTCTGTCACGACCCTGACAGGCGAGACTCCGCCCGCGCAGCGAGACGAGGCGTTTGCCGCTCTTGCCGCCGGAAAGATCTCGGTGGTGCTCACCACGCCCGAGTTTTTCGTGCACCATGCCGAAAGGTTCGCCTCGGCAAACAGCGTGGGCTTTGTCGTTGTCGACGAGGCGCACCACATAGGCGCCGCCACCCAGGCGCGCCGGCCGGCTTACCTTCGGCTGAATGAAGCTATAGAGAAGATCGGCGATCCGACCCGGGTGCTCGCAGTCACCGCCACCGCCTCGGAGAAGACCGCGCTTGCCATTCGCGAGACCTTGAAAGTCTCGACCGTCATTTGCGACCCTGCGATTCGAGATAACCTGGTCATGGAGGATCGGCGCGACATCAAGGACAAGGACGGCTATCTCGCTGCGCTTGTCACACACGGCGAGAAGGCGATCGTCTACACGAGCTCGCGGGAGCAGACGGTCCGGGTAGCTCGAATGCTGCGAAAGCGCGTGCCCGAAGCCGGGTTTCGCGTGGCTTTCTACAATGGCGGCCTGGGTAAGGCGGCGCGTCGTGCCGTCGAGCGCGCTTTCAGGGACGATGAGCTCTCGGTTGTTGTGGCGACAAGCGCGTTTGGCGAGGGAGTGAATATTGCCGGCATCCGCAATGTCGTGCTCTACAATCTGCCCTTCAACGAGGTCGAGTTCAATCAGATGTCCGGCCGTGCGGGTCGTGATGGGGCGCTTGCGCGAGTGCACTTACTCTTCGGCAAACAAGACGGGCGCATCAATGAGCTGATTCTTTCGGCGGGAGCGCCTGGCAGGGAAGAGATGGCCGCGTGTTATCTCGCCCTCAAGGAGGAACAGCAGGCCTGCGGCGAGGGCTTCGAGATGACCAATGCTGAGCTTGCCGCCCGCGTGGCTGCCCGCATGAGGGCATCGGGCGTCAACGACAAGGCGGCGTCCACCGCAATAGGCGTCTTTCGCGAGCTTGGCCTCGTCACAACCGAGGGGCACGGCCCGTACCGCAGGATCACGGTTGTAACTCCTGCACCCGCCAAGCTCGAGCTGACACAATCGGTGCGTTACGCCGAAGGGCTTCGTGAGATCGAGGAGTTCGAGCTTTTCCGCCAGTGGGCGCTTGGCGCTTCTCCGCTCGATTTGCTTGCGCGGGTCAATCAACCTATCCTTCCATCAA
It encodes:
- the recJ gene encoding single-stranded-DNA-specific exonuclease RecJ, yielding MNMWSVREIELGLAEELSKITGLSVVLCQILAGRGVTTPDAIQRFIEPDLSRDWLDPLLIPGMEDGARRIASAIARKERIVVFGDFDLDGISSAALLARGLVAYGADVEVTVPNRFVEGYGLSAASIERVLSLHPALIVTVDCGVSASAEVARIRAAGVDVVVSDHHEPGDDVPSGIPVVNPKLDPACESFSLAGAGVALKLLQAVGLLIGDEITWRTLTDLAALGTVADVVPLVGENRALVADGIERMRTSPSPGLLALSAVAGVKTDVMRSQEISYSLSPRLNAAGRMGDPEVALALLMSDDPDECARLASILDGQNLARQAVEQQMHEEALALAERHYRRGDRALVLASEGWHEGVKGIVASRLSGIYGVPSVLFALKEGVASGSGRSVGSIDLHAAVSACSHLAERFGGHAAAVGVTLASEAVDGFRECLLGHLAALPEEQFVIERTCDAAITLEQASVDLGEELLLLEPFGHGNPAPLFSANGVFMSSRKRVGKTANHLRFTAFDGVTSIEAIAFRCRDIERLSETEVPVNLLFELGVDSWRGRHRTQLLVRELELRPVSDYAPAKELVEELFLRADDTIVREEYCGIADADSFHTKLAGVTFEGRQSAIEHVRPGMSLAMRRQPDNPYDTNAIALFDAHGHQAGFLNRRLAAVLAPAIDAGVEYDVEITDVTGGEDGRFFGVNVLVTRRGNSCDQEIASNDIAQFEQLRLLSAEELRRTLIAEFIGDRELLEAQRTTLEALERGERCLTVMATGRGKSLIFHLHAAMLALREQLSSVFIFPLRALVSDQHYHLSEAFARIGLSVTTLTGETPPAQRDEAFAALAAGKISVVLTTPEFFVHHAERFASANSVGFVVVDEAHHIGAATQARRPAYLRLNEAIEKIGDPTRVLAVTATASEKTALAIRETLKVSTVICDPAIRDNLVMEDRRDIKDKDGYLAALVTHGEKAIVYTSSREQTVRVARMLRKRVPEAGFRVAFYNGGLGKAARRAVERAFRDDELSVVVATSAFGEGVNIAGIRNVVLYNLPFNEVEFNQMSGRAGRDGALARVHLLFGKQDGRINELILSAGAPGREEMAACYLALKEEQQACGEGFEMTNAELAARVAARMRASGVNDKAASTAIGVFRELGLVTTEGHGPYRRITVVTPAPAKLELTQSVRYAEGLREIEEFELFRQWALGASPLDLLARVNQPILPSTH